One genomic region from Artemia franciscana chromosome 17, ASM3288406v1, whole genome shotgun sequence encodes:
- the LOC136037831 gene encoding uncharacterized protein LOC136037831, translating to MLISSKEFYGNHVNLVKLLLKHGARVNSSDYRGKTALRYATSLCRYFTFYLSEADLTMFADDTALTITAKSLEELGEKESANFYYYVLHIVKVHISKNHSADDSS from the exons ATGCTCATCAGTAGTAAGGAATTTTATGGTAATCACGTGAACCTTGTAAAACTGTTGCTAAAACATGGTGCCAGAGTTAACTCTAGCGACTATCGTGGGAAAACAGCACTTCGTTATGCTACTTCGTTATGTAGATACTTTACGTTTTATTTATCGGAAGCAGATTTAACCATGTTTGCCGATGATACAGCACTTACCATCACTGCGAAATCTCTTGAAGAGCTGGGGGAAAAG gAAAGTGCCAATTTCTACTATTATGTGCTGCACATTGTGAAAGTCCACATATCCAAGAACCACAGTGCGGATGATTCAAGCtga